Sequence from the Dehalococcoidia bacterium genome:
GGGCGTCGGTGGTGCTGACGCCTTTCCTGCGCCTTACCCATATCACCAATACGGGGAGCGCCTTCGGCCTGTTCCAGGGGTATACCCTTTTCCTTATCGTGGCATCGGTGGTGGGGTTGGTGGTGCTCATCCTGTTCTACAGGCAGAACCGTAATGCCCATCCCCTTGTACGCCTATGTATCGGGCTGATGGTGGGCGGGGCGTTGGGCAACCTGATAGATCGGGTGCGCCTGGGGTATGTGGTGGACTTTGTGGACCTGGGGTGGTGGCCGGTGTTCAACTTGGCGGACTCGGCCATTGTGGTGGGCATCAGCGGGTTGGTGGTGGCCTTCCTGGCGGCCCAGAGTCGAGGGCATCGGCGAGTGGTGGTGCGCCCCCTGCCTCCCCAGCGCTTCCGTCGGCCGCCGTCGGAGGTGGGGTGCTAGTGGCCTCGGCATCCCAGGAATTGGTTTTTGTGGTGGAGGTGGGGGGAATACGCCTGGATCGCTGGCTGGCCCAGCACGCCCCTGGGGGTCTTT
This genomic interval carries:
- the lspA gene encoding signal peptidase II, giving the protein ASVVLTPFLRLTHITNTGSAFGLFQGYTLFLIVASVVGLVVLILFYRQNRNAHPLVRLCIGLMVGGALGNLIDRVRLGYVVDFVDLGWWPVFNLADSAIVVGISGLVVAFLAAQSRGHRRVVVRPLPPQRFRRPPSEVGC